A section of the Elizabethkingia anophelis R26 genome encodes:
- the secA gene encoding preprotein translocase subunit SecA, which produces MGFLDTILKGFLGNKNEKDLKEVKKVVEKIKKAEPAIGELSDDGLREKTREFQQKIQDATANVRKQIEDIQSKIETTENVDEKEALYGQVADLNKVAYQQEEKVLGEILPEAFALLKETARRWAQNGEIRVTVSDRDRELAATKDFVVIEGDQAIWKSEWDAAGTAVKWDMVHYDVQFIGGTILHQGKIAEMATGEGKTLVGTLPIFLNALPGRGVHVVTVNDYLAKRDSAWMAPIFEFHGLSVDCIDNHQPNSESRRKAYKSSITYGTNNEFGFDYLRDNMVNSPEELVQGELNYAIVDEVDSVLVDDARTPLIISGPVPQGDRQEFDLLKPSVDRIVEVQKKTITGIFNEAKKLIAAGNKKEGGFKLLQAFRGLPKNRQLIKFLSEEGNRALLQKTEAQYMADNNREMPKVDKDLYFVIDEKNNQVDLTDKGVEYMSQGNSDPGFFVLPDIATEIAELEKQNLPKEEEFAAKEELYRDFAVKSERVHTLSQLLKAYSLFEKDDEYVVIDGEVKIVDEQTGRIMEGRRYSDGLHQAIEAKENVKIEAATQTFATITLQNYFRMYNKLAGMTGTAETEAGELWEIYKLDVVVIPTNRPIQRHDKHDLVYKTNREKYNAVIEEIEKLTAAGRPVLVGTTSVEISQLLSKALQLRKIQHQVLNAKLHKKEAEIVAGAGQPGVVTIATNMAGRGTDIKLSKEVKDAGGLAIIGTERHDSRRVDRQLRGRAGRQGDPGSSQFYVSLEDNLMRLFGSERIAKMMDKMGHKDGDVIQHSMISRSIERAQKKVEENNFGIRKRLLEYDDVMNKQRDVIYKRRKNALFGEHLKFDIMNMIYETAGSIVNQTKADNNFKEFEFEIIKNFTMDAPVSESEFKNMQAPALIDKVYNTAVEDYKQKLALLKEKAFPIIENVYQNQGSMFKMIQVPFSDGHRTLTIVTDLQKAYETHCESLITDFEKNISLGIIDENWKNHLREMDDLRRSSQGAVYEQKDPLVIYKQESFFLFSEMVDKINKEIVSFLYKGEIPA; this is translated from the coding sequence ATGGGTTTTTTAGACACGATTCTCAAGGGTTTTTTAGGTAACAAAAACGAGAAAGACCTGAAGGAAGTAAAAAAAGTAGTAGAGAAGATAAAAAAAGCTGAGCCAGCTATTGGAGAACTTTCCGATGATGGACTTAGAGAAAAGACAAGAGAATTTCAACAAAAAATTCAGGATGCTACAGCAAATGTGCGTAAGCAGATAGAGGATATCCAAAGCAAAATCGAGACAACTGAAAATGTTGACGAGAAAGAAGCACTTTATGGGCAGGTAGCAGATCTTAATAAAGTTGCATACCAGCAGGAAGAAAAAGTATTGGGAGAAATTCTTCCTGAAGCTTTTGCATTGCTTAAAGAAACGGCAAGAAGATGGGCGCAAAATGGCGAAATTCGTGTAACTGTATCTGACAGAGACCGTGAATTGGCTGCAACAAAAGATTTTGTTGTAATAGAAGGAGACCAGGCAATCTGGAAGAGCGAGTGGGATGCTGCCGGGACTGCTGTGAAGTGGGATATGGTACATTACGATGTTCAGTTTATTGGGGGAACAATACTTCACCAAGGTAAAATTGCCGAGATGGCAACCGGTGAAGGTAAAACACTAGTAGGAACATTGCCTATTTTCCTTAATGCACTTCCGGGACGTGGGGTACACGTTGTAACGGTAAACGATTACCTTGCAAAACGTGACTCGGCATGGATGGCTCCGATCTTCGAATTCCATGGACTTTCTGTAGATTGTATTGACAATCATCAACCAAACTCCGAGAGCAGAAGAAAAGCATATAAATCTAGTATTACTTACGGAACCAATAACGAATTTGGTTTTGACTACCTGAGAGACAACATGGTAAACAGTCCTGAAGAATTAGTTCAGGGAGAACTTAACTATGCGATTGTGGATGAGGTAGACTCTGTATTGGTGGATGATGCCAGAACGCCGTTAATCATTTCCGGTCCGGTTCCTCAGGGAGACAGACAAGAGTTTGATTTATTAAAGCCAAGTGTTGACCGTATAGTAGAGGTACAGAAAAAAACTATTACAGGGATTTTCAACGAGGCTAAGAAGCTTATCGCTGCCGGAAACAAAAAAGAGGGTGGATTTAAACTTCTTCAGGCATTTAGAGGATTACCGAAGAACAGACAATTAATTAAATTCCTTTCTGAGGAAGGAAACAGAGCGCTTCTCCAGAAGACTGAAGCGCAATATATGGCGGATAACAACCGCGAAATGCCAAAGGTAGATAAAGACCTTTATTTCGTTATCGACGAAAAAAATAATCAGGTAGACCTTACCGATAAAGGGGTAGAATACATGTCTCAGGGGAATTCAGACCCCGGCTTCTTTGTTCTTCCTGATATTGCAACTGAAATTGCAGAACTAGAAAAGCAAAACCTCCCTAAAGAAGAAGAATTTGCTGCTAAAGAAGAATTATACCGTGATTTTGCTGTAAAATCTGAACGTGTACATACTTTAAGCCAGTTACTAAAAGCTTATTCATTATTCGAGAAAGATGATGAATATGTGGTAATTGACGGCGAAGTTAAGATCGTTGATGAGCAGACTGGTCGTATTATGGAGGGAAGACGTTATTCCGATGGTCTTCACCAGGCAATTGAAGCAAAAGAAAATGTGAAAATTGAGGCGGCTACCCAGACTTTTGCAACGATTACATTACAGAACTATTTCCGTATGTACAATAAACTTGCTGGGATGACGGGTACTGCAGAAACAGAAGCCGGCGAACTTTGGGAAATCTATAAACTGGATGTAGTGGTTATCCCTACCAACAGACCAATCCAAAGACACGATAAGCACGATTTGGTATACAAAACTAACCGTGAGAAATATAATGCTGTAATTGAAGAAATCGAGAAGCTTACAGCTGCCGGAAGACCAGTACTGGTTGGTACAACTTCAGTAGAGATTTCTCAGTTATTATCAAAAGCACTTCAGCTAAGAAAAATACAACACCAGGTACTTAATGCTAAGCTTCACAAGAAGGAAGCTGAAATTGTTGCGGGAGCAGGACAGCCAGGAGTTGTAACTATTGCAACGAACATGGCAGGGCGTGGTACCGATATCAAGCTTTCTAAAGAAGTTAAAGATGCGGGTGGTTTAGCAATTATTGGTACAGAAAGACATGATTCCAGACGTGTAGACAGACAGTTGAGAGGTCGTGCAGGACGTCAGGGAGATCCAGGTAGTTCTCAGTTCTATGTTTCTTTGGAAGATAACTTGATGCGTCTTTTTGGTTCAGAAAGAATTGCGAAAATGATGGATAAGATGGGACACAAAGATGGTGATGTAATTCAGCACTCTATGATCAGCCGTTCCATCGAAAGAGCACAGAAGAAAGTAGAAGAGAATAACTTTGGTATTCGTAAGAGATTATTGGAGTATGATGACGTAATGAACAAACAACGTGATGTTATCTATAAGCGTAGAAAAAATGCTTTATTTGGAGAGCATTTGAAGTTTGATATTATGAACATGATCTATGAAACAGCAGGATCTATTGTTAACCAAACAAAAGCAGATAATAATTTCAAGGAATTCGAATTCGAAATTATTAAGAATTTTACAATGGATGCTCCGGTTTCTGAATCCGAATTCAAAAATATGCAGGCACCTGCACTAATTGATAAAGTATACAATACAGCCGTAGAAGACTACAAGCAGAAGTTAGCTTTATTGAAAGAGAAGGCTTTCCCTATCATCGAGAATGTATACCAAAACCAAGGTAGTATGTTCAAAATGATTCAGGTTCCTTTCAGCGATGGTCACAGAACTCTGACTATTGTTACTGACCTTCAGAAGGCTTATGAGACACACTGTGAATCTTTAATTACAGATTTCGAAAAGAATATTTCTTTAGGTATTATCGACGAAAACTGGAAGAATCATCTTCGTGAAATGGATGATCTTAGAAGATCTTCTCAGGGAGCTGTTTACGAACAAAAAGATCCGTTAGTAATCTACAAGCAAGAATCTTTCTTCTTATTTAGTGAGATGGTAGATAAAATTAACAAAGAGATCGTTTCTTTCCTTTACAAAGGAGAAATCCCGGCTTAA
- a CDS encoding GDP-mannose 4,6-dehydratase codes for MNYLVTGGSGFIGSHLVERLLREGHSVINVDNFDNFYDYQIKVQNTLESVGDKSVFDFDHKLTDIAKLIDRTKSEQYRLYYQDIRDKEGLEKIFQAHSFDMVIHLAALAGVRPSIEKPLEYEEVNIRGTMNLWELCKDFGISKFVCASSSSVYGNNEKVPFSETDFVDEPISPYAATKKCGEILGHVYHSLYKIDIIQLRFFTVYGPRQRPDLAIHKFAELLYLNEKIPFYGDGTTARDYTFIDDIIDGVAKSISYLHNHEGVYEILNLGESDVITLQEMVSVLSEELNINPVLHRLPMQAGDVLRTNADILKAKTLIGYQPKTKFQNGIKIFVEWFLRKKTKK; via the coding sequence ATGAATTATTTAGTAACAGGAGGATCTGGTTTTATAGGATCACATTTGGTGGAAAGATTATTGAGAGAAGGACATTCTGTCATAAATGTGGACAACTTTGATAATTTCTATGACTACCAGATAAAAGTTCAAAATACACTGGAATCAGTAGGTGATAAGAGCGTTTTTGATTTCGATCATAAGCTTACAGATATAGCAAAGCTTATTGACAGAACAAAATCTGAACAATACAGACTTTACTATCAGGATATCAGAGATAAAGAAGGATTGGAAAAAATCTTTCAGGCACATTCTTTTGATATGGTGATACACCTTGCAGCATTGGCAGGAGTACGTCCATCTATTGAAAAGCCTCTTGAATATGAAGAAGTTAATATCCGTGGTACAATGAATCTCTGGGAGCTTTGCAAAGATTTTGGAATCAGTAAGTTTGTATGTGCTTCATCTTCCAGTGTTTATGGTAACAATGAAAAGGTGCCATTTTCAGAAACAGATTTTGTAGACGAGCCTATATCTCCTTATGCTGCCACAAAAAAATGCGGAGAAATATTAGGACATGTGTACCATAGTTTGTATAAAATTGACATAATCCAGCTGCGTTTCTTTACAGTATACGGGCCAAGACAAAGACCGGATCTTGCTATCCATAAATTTGCTGAGTTACTATATCTTAACGAAAAAATTCCGTTTTACGGAGATGGGACTACTGCCAGAGATTATACTTTTATAGACGATATTATAGATGGTGTTGCCAAATCAATTAGTTATTTGCATAATCATGAAGGTGTTTACGAAATACTAAATCTTGGAGAAAGTGATGTAATTACCCTACAGGAGATGGTTTCGGTGTTGTCTGAAGAATTAAATATAAATCCTGTTCTTCACCGTCTGCCCATGCAGGCTGGTGATGTATTAAGAACAAATGCTGATATCCTGAAGGCAAAAACTTTAATAGGCTATCAGCCAAAGACTAAGTTCCAAAATGGCATAAAAATATTTGTGGAATGGTTTTTGAGAAAAAAAACAAAAAAATAG
- a CDS encoding DUF2797 domain-containing protein, translated as MKFSGQILKMITENGKPIQYYLNLSGDLISMNQLFDKEIKIKHTGYQCVSCGQDLPIFRMGFCKKCFFESPYASETILRPELSTAHLGIEERDLEVEKEIQLVPHVVYLAYTGDVKVGVTRESQVPTRWIDQGATFALPIARTENRYEAGVIEVEMKNHLADKTNWKKMLQTLESDIDLADFREKIKEYFPKDSQKFYSSDEEIWRLDYPYEAPNDIKVFTLDKKPEFTGVLKGIKGQYLYFEGGNFINVRSHEGYVIDFSAG; from the coding sequence ATGAAATTCTCCGGACAAATACTAAAAATGATCACTGAAAACGGTAAACCTATACAATATTACCTTAATCTTTCGGGTGATTTAATTAGTATGAATCAGCTTTTTGATAAAGAAATAAAGATAAAGCATACCGGATATCAGTGTGTATCCTGCGGGCAGGATCTACCTATTTTCCGTATGGGATTCTGTAAAAAATGTTTTTTTGAAAGTCCGTATGCCAGTGAAACAATTCTTCGCCCTGAATTGTCAACGGCTCATTTAGGTATTGAAGAGAGAGATCTGGAGGTTGAAAAAGAAATTCAGTTAGTTCCGCATGTTGTCTACCTAGCTTACACAGGTGATGTAAAAGTTGGCGTAACAAGAGAGAGCCAGGTTCCTACGCGATGGATTGATCAGGGAGCTACATTTGCGCTTCCCATTGCCAGAACTGAGAACAGGTATGAAGCAGGAGTTATTGAAGTAGAAATGAAAAATCACCTTGCCGATAAGACGAATTGGAAAAAAATGCTGCAAACTTTGGAATCGGATATTGATTTGGCTGATTTCCGTGAAAAAATAAAAGAGTATTTCCCAAAAGATTCACAAAAATTTTATTCTTCTGATGAAGAAATCTGGAGGCTGGATTATCCATATGAAGCACCAAATGATATAAAAGTATTTACACTGGACAAAAAACCTGAATTCACAGGAGTACTAAAAGGTATAAAAGGACAATATCTTTACTTTGAAGGCGGAAACTTTATCAACGTACGAAGTCATGAAGGCTACGTAATAGATTTTTCGGCCGGATAA
- a CDS encoding DUF2795 domain-containing protein — protein sequence MYWTLELASYLSDAPWPMTKAELIDYAIRTGAPMEVVENLQAIEDEGEIYESIEEVWSDYPTDEDFLWNEDEY from the coding sequence ATGTACTGGACATTAGAATTAGCTTCATATCTTAGTGATGCACCATGGCCAATGACTAAGGCAGAATTAATCGATTATGCTATTAGAACAGGCGCACCGATGGAGGTTGTGGAAAACCTTCAGGCTATTGAAGATGAAGGTGAAATTTATGAAAGTATCGAGGAAGTTTGGTCAGATTACCCGACCGATGAAGATTTCCTTTGGAACGAGGACGAATATTAA